The window GCCAAGTGCCTGTAGCTTTGGGTGAAGATAAATGCACTACCTTGAGATGGATATATTCAGGTTGAGCCAAAAGAATGGGATACTTGTTTCGATTTTTGCGATAAGTCTTTAGCGCCCACAGCAAGATGGAATCATGGCTGAATGTTTGTCGCCACGTTTCCCGGTTTCCACTCCAAAGTTCTTCTTGCATCACAACTCGTCGCCACGTTCGCCCTAACAGTCGCCCCATAATCACAGGTAGGGGGTAGTCGAGCCAGACAACTGTATTAGCCCGACTCCAGATCAGCGGGCGTATTTTACTGTAATTGCCATCAACCACCCAGCTATTAGTACTTAGCGACTGTTCTACACGTTTTTGGAAAATATTAATCGGTGCTTCTGTCCAATTCGCTTCCCAGTGGAGTGAATCTAGCTCTATATGGGGAATAGCAAGACGTTGAGAAATCTGACGCGCCAAGGTAGTTTTACCTGAGCCAGATGTGCCAACTACAGAAATTCGCTGATTGTAACTGGAGGACAGCATCAATTCATTATGGGTAAACAGGTCTATCTCTTCTGCTTCAGACGCTACACCTTACAGCTCTGCCCCTTTTTTAAGAGTAGAGAAAGATTACATCTGTTGTAACTTTTTGAGAAAACGGTATCAGCGAGTAGGACAGGCGTGCCGCCTGTCCGTTGTCCGTTAAATTAGAAGACACAGAGCTGACGCCTGACAAATTTAAGTTGTATATTCCGCGTTAATCTTCACATAGTCATAACTCAAGTCACAACCCCAAGCTTTACCCGTGCCATGTCCATTACCAACACTTACGGAAATTAAAACAGTATCTTCTTTTAAGTACTCACCTGCCGCCGCTTGTTTGAGATAATTACTAGCGGCTGCACGGTCAAAAGGAAGAGGTTGACCATTTTCCATCATCAAGAAATCCCCTAACTGAACTCGGAGATTTTCTTGCTCAAAGGGTACTCCTGCATAACCTGCGGCGGCGGCAATTCTGCCCCAATTGGGATCGCGACCAAATATCGCCGATTTAACTAAAGATGAGCCAGCAATACTTCGGGCAATTTGACGTGCCGCTTTGTCATCGGCTGCGCCCGAAACTTGTACTTCAATCAGACAAGTTGCGCCTTCTCCATCCCGTGCGATCGCTTTGGCTAAATGTTGACAAACGGCTGTTAGCATTGCCTCCAATTTTTCCGCTTCTGGCCCCATTTCCGTAATGGCTGCCGTTCGGGATTGACCATTTGCCAGAGCAATTAAGGTGTCGTTGGTACTAGTATCACCATCAACCGTAATTTGGTTAAAACTTTTATCCGCTGCCCGACTTAACATCTGTTGCCACAGTGATGTTGAGACAACAGCATCACAAGTAACAAAGGCCAGTAGGGTTGCCATATTGGGATGAATCATGCCAGAACCTTTACAAATGCCACCCACCCGCACGGTGCGATCGCCAATGGTGGTTTCCAGCGCAATCGATTTAGGCACTAAATCTGTAGTCATAATGGATCGCGCGGCTGAGTCCGAACCCGTTTCTGAGGCAGCGGCGACAAGTTGAGGAATTCCTGACAATAGGGCATCCATGCGGATTCGTTGCCCAATCACACCCGTTGAAGCGATCAAAATTGATTCGGGTGGAATATTCAGCGCTTGCCCCAAGGCTTTCGCACTTTCCAGAGCATCTTTCCCACCTTGCTCACCCGTTGCGGCATTCGCTTGCCCTGCATTGACTAAGATGGCACGAGTACTCGCTTTGGCTTGCAGTCGTTGACGACAGTATTCTACGGGAGCCGCGCACACTTGGTTGGTTGTGAACACACCCGCTGCGATCGCATCTACATCTGACAAAATCAATGCTAAATCTGGAAGTCCTGAAGGTTTCAGTCCAGCGGTAATTCCTGCCGCTCGATATCCTCTGGGAGCTGTAACACCGCCTGTAATTTCTTGCCAGTCTGACATGACGCCTCCTGAAAACCTTGACTCCTGTTTGAGAGGCGATTATATCAAGTCTCAGGGGGTTAGACAGCGAAGCGACTAGTATTGATACAAAAAAAAAGAGAGCCACTTGAGGCGACTCTCCCGATCATCAGGGTGCATCTACTTCTCACAAGTATAAAGGTTCGGGGTGGGGGGTGTCACCCCCTATTCAGATTTTTTTCTGATTGGCGTTTATAGGCACAAAAAAGGAGAGCCACTTAAGCGACTCTCCCGACTATCAGGGTGCATCTACTAAGCACACTATAACAATACGGGGGTGAGGGGTGATACCCCTTATTGTGTGATTTTTGTGAAGTTTACATCTGAATTTGATGAACTCAGATAAGTCGCCACTCCTAGCCATTCAGCTTCTTACCCAAGATTTGGTTAGTGAGCTTAGGATCAGCCCGCCCACTGCTTTTCTTCATCACTTGCCCAACAAAGAAGCCTTGGAGCTTAGTTTTGCCCTTGCGATATTGTTCTAGTTCCTTGGGGTTAGCCGCAATCACTTCATCGATAATGGCTTCGAGTTGACTCGTATCAGAGATTTGGATCAGACCCTTACGTTCCACCAATTCTTTAGCCGAACCCCCTTGAGCGAGCAGTTCGGGTAAAATCTCTTTGGCAATCTTACCGCTAATGGTGCCGTCTTCAATCAAGTTGATCAGTTCTGCCAGGGTTGTTGGCTTGAGGGCAATTTCTGCGATCGCCACTTTCTCATTGTTGAGATAAGCCGCAATATCTCCCATCACCCAGTTAGCCGTTTGTTTGGCATTAGCCCCTGTAGCCACAGCCGCTTCAAAATACTCTGCTACTTGGCGATCATCTGTTAGTACACGCGCATCGTAGGCAGAAAGCCCCAATTCACTTTCATAGCGATGCCGTTTTTGGGCAGGAAGTTCGGGAAGTTCGCTACCCCATTGCTCTAATTGCTCTTTAGATACCTCAATTGGAGGTAAATCGGGTTCGGGGAAGTAACGATAATCGCTGGAACCTTCTTTTACCCGCATACTAATCGTGCGTTGGCTACCTTCTTCCCACAGGCGAGTTTCTTGAATAATGCGCTCTCCAGCTTCAACCGCTGCAATTTGCCGCTCAATTTCGTATTCAATCGCCTTTTGGATGGCGCTGAAGGAGTTCATGTTTTTGATTTCGACTTTGGTGCCAAACTCCTCCTGTCCGACGGGACGCACGGAAATATTCACATCGCAGCGTAGCGAACCTTCCTGCATATTGCCGTCGCTGACACCGATGTAGCGCATAATTCGGCGCAATTCTTGGGCATATTCTGCCGCCTCTTGCCCAGAACGCATATCGGGTTCTGAGACAATTTCGATCAGAGGTACACCCGCACGGTTGTAATCGACTAAAGAGTAAGTGGAACCGGAAAGGCGATCGCTCCCTGCGTGAACCAATTTTCCTGCGTCTTCCTCCATGTGCAGACGAGTGATACCAATCCTTTTGCGGA of the Allocoleopsis franciscana PCC 7113 genome contains:
- a CDS encoding AAA family ATPase; its protein translation is MLSSSYNQRISVVGTSGSGKTTLARQISQRLAIPHIELDSLHWEANWTEAPINIFQKRVEQSLSTNSWVVDGNYSKIRPLIWSRANTVVWLDYPLPVIMGRLLGRTWRRVVMQEELWSGNRETWRQTFSHDSILLWALKTYRKNRNKYPILLAQPEYIHLKVVHLSSPKATGTWLANLTV
- the gatB gene encoding Asp-tRNA(Asn)/Glu-tRNA(Gln) amidotransferase subunit GatB, which produces MTTAAPIKTQYEAIIGLETHCQLSTETKIFSHSSTEFGGTPNTNIDPICLGLPGVLPVLNQKVLEYAVKAGLALNSKIAPYSKFDRKQYFYPDLPKNYQISQFDLPIAEHGWLEIELPDEAGNPIRKRIGITRLHMEEDAGKLVHAGSDRLSGSTYSLVDYNRAGVPLIEIVSEPDMRSGQEAAEYAQELRRIMRYIGVSDGNMQEGSLRCDVNISVRPVGQEEFGTKVEIKNMNSFSAIQKAIEYEIERQIAAVEAGERIIQETRLWEEGSQRTISMRVKEGSSDYRYFPEPDLPPIEVSKEQLEQWGSELPELPAQKRHRYESELGLSAYDARVLTDDRQVAEYFEAAVATGANAKQTANWVMGDIAAYLNNEKVAIAEIALKPTTLAELINLIEDGTISGKIAKEILPELLAQGGSAKELVERKGLIQISDTSQLEAIIDEVIAANPKELEQYRKGKTKLQGFFVGQVMKKSSGRADPKLTNQILGKKLNG
- the argJ gene encoding bifunctional ornithine acetyltransferase/N-acetylglutamate synthase, with amino-acid sequence MSDWQEITGGVTAPRGYRAAGITAGLKPSGLPDLALILSDVDAIAAGVFTTNQVCAAPVEYCRQRLQAKASTRAILVNAGQANAATGEQGGKDALESAKALGQALNIPPESILIASTGVIGQRIRMDALLSGIPQLVAAASETGSDSAARSIMTTDLVPKSIALETTIGDRTVRVGGICKGSGMIHPNMATLLAFVTCDAVVSTSLWQQMLSRAADKSFNQITVDGDTSTNDTLIALANGQSRTAAITEMGPEAEKLEAMLTAVCQHLAKAIARDGEGATCLIEVQVSGAADDKAARQIARSIAGSSLVKSAIFGRDPNWGRIAAAAGYAGVPFEQENLRVQLGDFLMMENGQPLPFDRAAASNYLKQAAAGEYLKEDTVLISVSVGNGHGTGKAWGCDLSYDYVKINAEYTT